One genomic segment of Thalassospiraceae bacterium LMO-SO8 includes these proteins:
- a CDS encoding PAS domain-containing protein, whose product MSGLFPDPDPRRYDVVPETTAPNLMPMAGRTSRALHAYWRGLAEGAGMPRADDFSPMDIYRLAPSLLLLDVMRDASGRLRHRYRYVGTRIVEYRRLRGLGDHTGTFADAAPRYYSGDQLIESYVMCTEQAVPMLTMGIWQGSGVSGRFERLVLPLFDDGAVSRLAACVDRFGDE is encoded by the coding sequence ATGTCCGGTCTGTTCCCCGACCCAGATCCCCGTCGGTACGACGTTGTCCCCGAGACGACGGCCCCCAACCTGATGCCCATGGCCGGCCGGACGTCCCGCGCGCTCCATGCCTATTGGCGTGGACTGGCCGAAGGCGCGGGAATGCCCCGCGCAGACGATTTTTCGCCCATGGACATCTACAGACTGGCGCCCAGCCTGCTGCTGCTCGACGTGATGCGCGATGCCAGCGGGCGGCTCCGCCACAGGTACCGCTATGTCGGCACCCGGATCGTCGAATACCGGCGCCTGCGCGGCCTCGGCGACCACACGGGCACGTTCGCCGACGCGGCGCCCCGCTATTATTCCGGCGACCAGCTTATCGAATCCTACGTGATGTGCACGGAACAGGCCGTGCCCATGCTGACCATGGGGATCTGGCAGGGATCGGGCGTTTCCGGGCGCTTTGAGCGTCTGGTCCTGCCGCTGTTCGACGACGGCGCCGTCAGCCGTCTGGCGGCCTGCGTCGATCGGTTCGGGGACGAATAG
- a CDS encoding alpha/beta hydrolase → MNFLDLPDLRLHYLRQGSGPPLVLLHGWPEWSGVWRKVLPVLAEQFDVIAPDLRNFGDSRGDEARDVAHYVSDIEALADGLGLERFGIVSHDIGGFLAQDYARRHPDRLAGLFFFDCPHFGIGPRWTQGGQLREIWYQSFHQLPLALELVGASRDSCRAYFRHFLRHWAGSPDAFDGAALEEWVDNFLKPGNLAGGFRWYACANDRRLKAMEAGGEDASMIETPAYSLWGSADPILRAEWQDTLTGVFTEIRLEQAPGAGHFVAWESPDLANARIIGFFQKCSAR, encoded by the coding sequence ATGAATTTCCTCGACCTTCCCGATCTGCGCCTTCACTACCTGCGCCAGGGCAGCGGCCCGCCGCTCGTGCTCCTGCACGGCTGGCCGGAATGGTCGGGGGTGTGGCGCAAGGTCCTGCCGGTTCTCGCCGAACAATTTGACGTCATCGCCCCGGACCTGCGCAATTTCGGCGACAGCCGCGGGGATGAGGCGCGGGACGTCGCCCATTACGTTTCCGACATCGAGGCCCTGGCCGACGGCCTGGGGCTGGAGCGCTTCGGCATCGTCAGCCACGACATCGGCGGCTTCCTGGCTCAGGACTATGCGCGCAGGCATCCGGACCGTCTGGCGGGCCTGTTCTTTTTCGACTGCCCCCATTTCGGCATCGGCCCGCGCTGGACCCAGGGCGGGCAACTGCGGGAAATCTGGTATCAGTCGTTCCATCAGCTGCCGCTGGCGCTTGAGCTGGTGGGGGCGTCGCGCGACAGTTGCCGCGCCTATTTCCGGCATTTTCTGCGCCATTGGGCGGGATCGCCCGATGCCTTCGACGGGGCGGCGCTGGAGGAGTGGGTCGATAATTTCCTCAAGCCCGGCAACCTGGCCGGCGGGTTCCGCTGGTACGCCTGCGCCAACGACCGGCGGCTGAAGGCCATGGAGGCCGGCGGCGAGGACGCGTCGATGATCGAGACCCCCGCCTATTCCTTGTGGGGGTCGGCCGACCCCATCCTGCGCGCCGAATGGCAGGACACCCTGACCGGCGTGTTCACGGAAATCCGATTGGAACAGGCCCCCGGGGCCGGGCATTTCGTCGCCTGGGAAAGCCCCGATCTGGCCAACGCCCGTATCATCGGGTTCTTCCAGAAATGCTCCGCCCGCTGA
- a CDS encoding TauD/TfdA family dioxygenase has product MTFPRVDSPAAWRVSEIEQDKTWIFRLDDAARGQLVQAVKAAFDADRPLFDYRRGDIDLGTARDVIAAAMMEAHAGRGIALVKGLPRDEVTEQEFRFMNWAIGLHFGVARPQGIKSQYISEVRAVGHTYRAANGRGYNSNAGLDFHTDGCDLVTLACFNKAKSGGQSMVSSSITAWNILLAERPDLAEIACQPFYFSRNTEQAPDEGPYYGQPLFDMAEGHMFGKWNRNRVRTAQDIPGVPQLTDAQKECTDLLDDILRRPDVMFTMWLEPGDLQIMNNHVMLHSRTPFEDFEEEGRQRLLYRLWLATPNSLRLPESWGGYFRSIEPGTVRGGIRGHEYDDERLAFETRQAADLGMPAPAKERFIPERLAS; this is encoded by the coding sequence ATGACCTTCCCCCGTGTTGACAGCCCCGCCGCCTGGCGCGTTTCCGAAATCGAACAGGACAAGACCTGGATCTTCCGCCTGGACGACGCGGCGCGGGGGCAGCTTGTCCAGGCCGTAAAGGCGGCGTTCGACGCGGACCGGCCCCTGTTCGATTACCGGCGCGGCGACATCGACCTGGGCACAGCGCGCGACGTCATCGCCGCCGCCATGATGGAGGCCCATGCGGGGCGCGGCATCGCCCTGGTCAAGGGCCTGCCCCGCGACGAGGTCACGGAACAGGAATTCCGTTTCATGAACTGGGCCATCGGCCTGCATTTCGGCGTCGCCCGGCCCCAGGGCATCAAGTCGCAGTACATTTCCGAAGTGCGCGCCGTGGGCCATACCTACCGCGCCGCCAACGGGCGCGGCTACAATTCCAACGCCGGGCTGGATTTCCACACGGACGGCTGCGATCTGGTCACCCTCGCCTGTTTCAACAAGGCGAAGTCGGGCGGCCAGAGCATGGTGTCGTCCAGCATCACCGCCTGGAACATCCTGCTGGCCGAACGCCCGGATTTGGCCGAGATCGCCTGCCAGCCGTTCTATTTCTCGCGCAACACGGAACAGGCCCCCGACGAGGGCCCCTATTACGGCCAGCCGCTGTTCGACATGGCCGAGGGCCACATGTTCGGCAAATGGAACCGCAACCGCGTGCGCACGGCCCAGGACATCCCGGGCGTGCCGCAACTGACCGACGCGCAGAAGGAATGCACGGACCTGTTGGACGACATCCTGCGCCGCCCGGACGTGATGTTCACCATGTGGCTGGAGCCCGGCGACCTGCAAATCATGAACAACCACGTCATGCTGCATTCGCGCACCCCGTTCGAGGATTTCGAGGAAGAGGGCCGCCAGCGCCTGCTCTACCGCCTGTGGCTGGCGACGCCCAATTCCCTGCGCCTGCCGGAAAGCTGGGGCGGCTATTTCCGCTCCATCGAACCGGGCACGGTGCGGGGCGGCATCCGCGGCCATGAATACGACGACGAACGCCTGGCCTTCGAAACCCGTCAGGCCGCCGACCTGGGCATGCCCGCCCCGGCCAAGGAACGGTTCATTCCCGAACGGCTGGCGTCCTAA
- a CDS encoding LysR family transcriptional regulator, with translation MINLSPADLDAFVAVAETGSFRQAAQTLGVSQPTISARIRHLEAVLGVRLFDRTTRRVAITEAGERLRGRVERMVLETRALLREFREEAHLGRGRVTVGASPSAAAAFLPRVIGDFRRRHPGIEVILHDDFFGQVMDRVSRGDVDLAVSPFVGDETPFIVEPLLTDTVMLAVREDHPLAERGSVTLAEIGAERLISMPPESAAWAYTRRAFENAGVDYAPVFMTRYALTLVNLVKEGVGVGLVAGLVARVLDMRGLTLLPVADVDLTRRISVIQARDRALSPAALAFRDLLRQSAKGL, from the coding sequence ATGATTAATCTATCACCCGCCGATCTCGACGCCTTCGTCGCCGTGGCCGAAACCGGAAGCTTCCGGCAGGCGGCGCAGACGCTGGGCGTGTCGCAGCCGACGATCTCCGCCCGCATCCGACATTTGGAGGCTGTTCTGGGCGTGCGCCTGTTCGACCGCACGACCCGGCGCGTCGCCATCACCGAGGCGGGCGAGCGTCTGCGCGGCCGGGTCGAGCGCATGGTGCTGGAAACCCGCGCCCTGCTGCGCGAATTCCGCGAGGAAGCGCATCTGGGGCGCGGCCGGGTCACGGTCGGGGCCTCGCCTTCGGCGGCGGCGGCCTTCCTGCCGCGCGTGATCGGCGATTTCCGGCGCCGCCATCCGGGGATCGAGGTGATTCTCCACGACGATTTTTTCGGCCAGGTCATGGACCGGGTCAGCCGCGGCGACGTGGACCTCGCGGTCTCGCCCTTCGTCGGCGACGAAACGCCGTTCATCGTCGAACCGCTGCTGACCGACACGGTCATGCTGGCGGTGCGCGAGGACCATCCCCTGGCCGAACGGGGTTCCGTGACCTTGGCCGAGATCGGTGCCGAACGGCTGATTTCCATGCCGCCGGAATCGGCCGCCTGGGCCTATACGCGGCGCGCCTTCGAGAATGCGGGCGTCGACTACGCGCCTGTGTTCATGACCCGCTACGCCCTGACCCTGGTCAATCTGGTCAAGGAAGGGGTCGGGGTCGGCCTGGTCGCCGGGCTGGTCGCCCGGGTGCTCGACATGCGGGGGTTGACGCTTCTGCCCGTGGCCGACGTGGACCTGACGCGGCGGATCTCCGTCATCCAGGCCCGCGACCGCGCCCTCAGCCCCGCCGCCCTGGCGTTTCGCGACCTGCTGCGTCAGTCGGCCAAGGGGCTTTAG
- a CDS encoding FMN-binding glutamate synthase family protein: protein MQRFTTFALFVLATPVLIALAFFHFWVIPIAIIAAALTALGVWDLCQTRHAIMRNYPVIGHMRWLFEGIRPEIRQYLIESDQDEQPFSREQRSLVYQRAKGVEDKRPFGTREDVYAPGFAWLTHSVNAKHIDDHDFRVRIGGPDCKQPYDASLYNISAMSFGALSANAIQALNTGARLGGFAHDTGEGGISRYHRQGGGDLIYEIGSGYFGCRADDGSFSPERFKEQAASEQIKMIEVKLSQGAKPGHGGVLPAAKITPEIAEARGVPMGVDCVSPAGHSAFTTPIEFMEFLGTLRDLSGGKPVGFKLCIGHRREFMCMVKAMLETGIVPDFIVVDGTEGGTGAAPLEFTNHIGTPMIEGLTFVHNTLRGAGLRDRVRIGAASKLVTAFDISRALALGADWCNSARGFMFAIGCIQAQACHTNACPTGVATQDPLRQRALNVDDKAHRVARFHDNTLRAVADMVGAAGLDSPAELHPKHFNVRQNSGETVAGDVAYPEWPVGGLLDGTCDPEQMVRWSKARADTFREVGGERRGKARRQAGAGAA from the coding sequence ATGCAACGCTTCACCACCTTCGCGCTTTTCGTGCTCGCCACGCCTGTGCTTATCGCGCTGGCGTTCTTTCATTTCTGGGTCATTCCCATCGCCATCATCGCCGCCGCGTTGACGGCATTGGGCGTGTGGGACCTGTGCCAGACGCGCCACGCGATCATGCGCAACTATCCGGTGATCGGGCACATGCGCTGGTTGTTCGAGGGCATCCGCCCGGAAATCCGCCAGTACCTGATCGAAAGCGACCAGGACGAACAGCCGTTCTCGCGCGAGCAGCGCTCCCTCGTCTATCAGCGGGCCAAGGGGGTCGAGGACAAGCGCCCGTTCGGCACGCGGGAAGACGTCTACGCCCCCGGCTTCGCCTGGCTGACCCATTCGGTCAACGCCAAGCATATCGACGACCATGACTTCCGCGTGCGGATCGGCGGGCCCGACTGCAAGCAGCCCTATGACGCCTCGCTCTACAACATCTCGGCCATGAGCTTCGGCGCGCTCAGCGCCAACGCGATCCAGGCGCTCAACACGGGGGCCAGGCTGGGCGGCTTCGCCCATGACACGGGCGAGGGCGGCATTTCGCGCTATCACCGCCAGGGCGGCGGCGACCTGATCTACGAAATCGGCTCGGGCTATTTCGGCTGCCGCGCCGACGACGGCTCGTTCAGCCCGGAACGCTTCAAGGAACAGGCGGCGTCGGAACAGATCAAGATGATCGAGGTGAAACTGTCTCAGGGGGCCAAGCCCGGCCACGGCGGCGTGCTGCCGGCGGCCAAGATCACCCCGGAAATCGCCGAGGCCCGGGGCGTGCCCATGGGCGTGGACTGCGTGTCGCCGGCCGGCCATTCGGCCTTCACCACGCCCATCGAGTTCATGGAATTCCTGGGCACCCTGCGCGACCTGTCGGGCGGCAAGCCGGTGGGGTTCAAATTATGTATCGGCCATCGGCGCGAATTCATGTGCATGGTCAAGGCCATGCTGGAAACCGGCATCGTGCCCGACTTCATCGTCGTCGACGGGACCGAGGGCGGCACCGGGGCGGCGCCGCTCGAATTCACCAACCACATCGGCACGCCGATGATCGAGGGCCTGACCTTCGTCCACAACACCCTGCGCGGCGCGGGCCTTCGCGACCGTGTGCGCATCGGGGCGGCGAGTAAGCTGGTCACGGCCTTCGACATTTCCCGCGCCCTGGCGCTGGGCGCCGACTGGTGCAATTCGGCGCGGGGCTTCATGTTCGCCATCGGCTGCATCCAGGCCCAGGCCTGCCACACCAACGCCTGCCCGACCGGCGTGGCGACGCAGGATCCGCTGCGCCAGCGCGCGCTGAACGTCGACGACAAGGCCCATCGCGTGGCCCGCTTCCACGACAACACGCTGCGCGCCGTCGCCGACATGGTGGGGGCGGCGGGGCTCGACAGTCCGGCCGAACTGCATCCCAAGCACTTCAACGTGCGCCAGAACAGCGGCGAGACCGTCGCCGGCGACGTCGCTTATCCGGAATGGCCCGTGGGCGGGCTGCTTGACGGCACCTGCGATCCCGAACAGATGGTGCGCTGGTCGAAGGCCCGGGCCGACACCTTCCGCGAAGTCGGCGGCGAGCGGCGCGGCAAGGCGCGCCGTCAGGCCGGCGCCGGCGCGGCTTAG
- a CDS encoding TauD/TfdA family dioxygenase has product MLDRAQLSVQPLDAAVGAQVTGVDLSQPPDAETAAAITEALGIHGVLVFPDQHLTPEQQVTFSRIFGPVEINHNAARYGLGGSPELYVISNVTVDGKPVGSARAGEEWHSDMCYARNPALATMLYAREVPVLHGLTLGDTGFANAAAAFDALPDEMQAFLRGKRAIFDFTGRKRPVKPSAEAIAQYPPVDHPIVRRHPRTGRESLYVNHDDCTGIVGMDDHEARNLINALSEHVVRPEFVYRHQWQVDQLVVWDNCTVQHKAILDYDQPQRRLLWRTTIRGPVPV; this is encoded by the coding sequence ATGCTCGATCGCGCACAACTGTCCGTGCAGCCCCTGGACGCCGCCGTGGGGGCCCAAGTCACCGGCGTCGATCTGTCGCAGCCGCCGGACGCGGAAACGGCGGCGGCGATCACCGAGGCGCTCGGCATCCACGGCGTCCTGGTCTTCCCCGACCAGCACCTGACGCCGGAACAACAGGTCACCTTCAGCCGCATCTTCGGCCCCGTGGAAATCAACCACAACGCCGCCCGTTACGGCCTGGGCGGCAGCCCGGAGCTTTACGTCATCTCCAACGTCACCGTGGACGGCAAGCCCGTCGGCTCCGCCCGGGCCGGCGAGGAATGGCATTCGGACATGTGCTATGCCCGGAACCCGGCATTGGCGACCATGCTCTATGCCCGCGAGGTGCCGGTGCTGCACGGCCTGACCCTGGGCGACACGGGTTTCGCCAACGCCGCCGCCGCCTTCGACGCGTTGCCGGATGAAATGCAGGCCTTCCTGCGGGGCAAGCGGGCCATCTTCGATTTCACGGGCCGCAAGCGCCCGGTAAAACCCAGCGCCGAAGCCATCGCCCAATACCCGCCCGTGGACCATCCCATCGTGCGCCGCCATCCGCGCACGGGCCGGGAAAGCCTTTACGTCAACCACGACGACTGCACCGGCATCGTCGGCATGGACGATCACGAGGCGCGCAACCTGATCAACGCGCTATCCGAACACGTGGTGCGGCCGGAATTCGTCTACCGCCATCAATGGCAGGTCGACCAATTGGTGGTGTGGGACAACTGCACGGTACAGCACAAGGCGATCCTGGATTACGACCAGCCGCAGCGCCGCCTGTTATGGCGCACCACCATCCGGGGGCCGGTGCCGGTTTAG
- a CDS encoding spore coat protein U domain-containing protein: MRLRFLAAAVLILCLLPLSAQAFCDMHLRNLSNITFRGSNGYDVFATGETGQTVFVRVRHSKSDACSYFLTFSQGQSGSYDRALSGPGTADLHYQLYDTPSKSNVLKQIPEATSSEVLAGTFTTTDAETQEHSYYFVLPPGQMVKAGDYWDNITVRLYEGTLSSYTQRDQSSFSVEGVVKNALQMCVVGCGAPFDPFAKSRTMAFGALHAGDMREVDLLVRGNVDYEVMFRSDNKGVMARTSGHGEVPYAFAFNGAAVDLTSGHVTVALGGSPTTMDGDRYTLTATIGNLAGAAPGTYQDNIAITVRSR; encoded by the coding sequence ATGCGCCTTCGCTTCCTTGCCGCCGCCGTCCTGATCCTCTGCCTGCTGCCCCTGTCGGCCCAGGCATTCTGCGACATGCATCTGCGCAACCTGAGCAACATCACCTTCCGCGGCAGCAACGGCTACGACGTGTTCGCAACGGGAGAGACGGGACAGACCGTCTTCGTGCGCGTGCGTCACAGCAAAAGCGACGCCTGTTCCTATTTTCTGACTTTCTCCCAGGGTCAGTCGGGTTCCTACGACCGTGCCCTCAGCGGGCCGGGAACGGCGGACCTTCATTATCAACTGTACGATACGCCGTCGAAGTCGAATGTGCTGAAGCAGATTCCCGAGGCGACGTCGTCCGAGGTTCTGGCCGGCACCTTCACCACCACCGATGCGGAAACGCAGGAGCATTCCTATTACTTCGTCCTGCCGCCCGGCCAGATGGTGAAGGCGGGCGACTATTGGGACAACATTACCGTGCGCCTGTACGAAGGCACGCTGTCTTCCTATACCCAGCGCGACCAGTCCTCGTTCTCGGTCGAGGGCGTGGTCAAGAACGCGCTGCAGATGTGCGTCGTCGGCTGCGGCGCGCCGTTCGACCCCTTCGCCAAGTCGCGCACCATGGCCTTCGGCGCCCTGCACGCGGGCGACATGCGCGAGGTCGACCTGCTGGTCCGCGGCAACGTGGATTACGAGGTGATGTTCCGATCCGACAACAAAGGCGTCATGGCGCGGACCAGCGGCCATGGCGAAGTGCCGTATGCCTTCGCCTTCAACGGCGCCGCGGTGGACCTGACCTCCGGGCACGTCACCGTGGCACTGGGCGGGTCGCCCACCACCATGGACGGCGACCGCTATACCCTTACCGCCACCATCGGCAACCTTGCGGGCGCGGCGCCCGGCACCTACCAGGACAACATCGCCATCACCGTGCGCTCGCGCTGA